The Endozoicomonas sp. 4G DNA segment TGCGACCACTTTCGATTCGTAGTCCGACATGACCCAGCTGGCCTCCATTCGCTCCAGGCCCATGTCGATGTCGATGGGCGCAGGCATACCTGCCCCACGGTATTCCTCCGTTAGCCGGGTCAGAACCGGCGGCGTCAGGGTGTCGGCCTTGCCTGCATAATTTACGCCGTCAACAAACAGGTTGGTGTTTTTGATGATGCTGTCCATTACGCCGCCTCCGCAGTGATGATGCTGTAGTAGTCGTCGGTGAGGATGCTCTGGAAAGTCATGTGTTCCGCAGGGGCCGGTGGGGTGAAGTCGAAATTCCAGTAAACTTTGCCTGCGGCCAGCTTTTCGGGGGTGTTCAGTTCAGGGTCTGGCCAGCATTTGCCGCCCAGTAATGCACCCATGGCGATCAGGGAGCGGATGTAGGCATTGACCCCGGCCTGTACGTCGGATATATAGGTTTTGTTGATGCAGTGGTCGACGGCCCACAAGTGTTCACGTTGCAGTGAATCGTTAAGCAGGTCGGCGGTGCGTACGACATTGATAAACGCCCACTTGGGATCGTCAGAGCAGGTGCGGTTGCCCCACAAGCGATAGCCATCCTGCTGGATAATGGTGGTGACTTCGTTTTCGTTCAGGTAGTTGGCGCGGCTGTTGACGTCGCCTAATGTGAAATCGACGGGACGGGTCAGGCCGTTGATGCCGTAGATCAACTGGTTGGATGGGGACCACCAAAATCCCAGCTGGTTGTCGATCCGGGCAATGAGTCCGGCGATATACGCTGAATTGCTTACCTTGATTTCTTCTGAAGTCACTGTATCAAAAGCCAGTACTCCGGGGTCGGAAAGGTACAGGCGTTTGTTGCCGAAATTATTTCTGTAAGCAATCACATCTTCGTCAGTAGTGTCAGGGCCTTCGATGGGTGCAATGGCCCTCATTCGGTCAGCGATGGGTTGCAAAGCCGATGCGACGCATTGGTCGTCGGTGAATCCGGGGGCGATAAGTATTTTGGGCTGAACACCGGTGACGCATTCAGCGCCGAGGAATGCCTGCATCCCTGTGTACTGGCCGTTTTCGTCGACACCGCCGATGATGTTCCCGGTGGTGTCTGCGTCATCGGTGCCCTCTTCTACCCGGACGACAATGACCATGGCACCGACCTGGTTAAAGATGGCGGTCATGGCCAGGGGCAGTGTGCCGGTGTCGCCCAGTTTGGCGGCCTCGATCTGGGAACCGGCGATTAATACGGGTTTGTTGTAGGGGAAAGGTTCGGATGCGCCGCCGGACAGGAATTGGTTCTGCGCTTTCATTACCCCGGAGCCGTCGGATGTGCCGTAGTGGGCGGCGGTCACGATAGTATCGGCATCATTAATCAGTGTGACGACTTCGATGGCGGTAGAAATTAAAGCACTGTCGCCATCGGTGGCCAGCGACACTTCAACCCTGGTGCCGGATGTTGAGATGGCCAGTGTCGAACTGGCGCTACCGGGATCGACCAGAACCACCTGGATGTTATTGCCCACCACGCCAGGTAATGCGGCAACCATCAGCACTGATGTATTAGTCAGCTCGCTGCCGACGATGGCTGTGGCGGGTACGGCAGGGCACGCGTCAGGGGCTGTGCCTACCACGCCAATGACGGACGACTTGACGGTTTGGATGGGGCGCGGCCCTGTGTCGACTTCGACGATTTCGACACCGTGGAGGAAGGCGGTGCTT contains these protein-coding regions:
- a CDS encoding phage tail sheath subtilisin-like domain-containing protein, producing the protein MSSTAFLHGVEIVEVDTGPRPIQTVKSSVIGVVGTAPDACPAVPATAIVGSELTNTSVLMVAALPGVVGNNIQVVLVDPGSASSTLAISTSGTRVEVSLATDGDSALISTAIEVVTLINDADTIVTAAHYGTSDGSGVMKAQNQFLSGGASEPFPYNKPVLIAGSQIEAAKLGDTGTLPLAMTAIFNQVGAMVIVVRVEEGTDDADTTGNIIGGVDENGQYTGMQAFLGAECVTGVQPKILIAPGFTDDQCVASALQPIADRMRAIAPIEGPDTTDEDVIAYRNNFGNKRLYLSDPGVLAFDTVTSEEIKVSNSAYIAGLIARIDNQLGFWWSPSNQLIYGINGLTRPVDFTLGDVNSRANYLNENEVTTIIQQDGYRLWGNRTCSDDPKWAFINVVRTADLLNDSLQREHLWAVDHCINKTYISDVQAGVNAYIRSLIAMGALLGGKCWPDPELNTPEKLAAGKVYWNFDFTPPAPAEHMTFQSILTDDYYSIITAEAA